The DNA window GCTCGACGCGTTCTTCGGAACGGATCCGACGGTCACCGACAGCAATGGAGTCCAGCCCGTCGGCAAGAGCGGCAACACCTTCACCTTCCGACACAAGCTGGCCGACACCGCGGTTACCGACCTGACGGCAACCTACCAGTGGTCTCCGACGCTCGCCGTCTGGACCGACGACGGCGTTGCGGCCGGCCCGATCACCGTGACTTTCGGAACCCCGACGGTCGTCGACCCCGGAGATGCGAACTTCGATATCGTCGAAGTGGTGGCCACCGTGACCGGTGGAACGCTGAACCGACTGTTTGTCCGGATCGAGGCAACCGTTCCCTGATTTCCAGGCTGCTGCATGGCGCGTTGGTCGAGGGCGGTCCCTGAACTCGGGGCCGCCCTCACCTTTGCCTGCGAGAGTCAATCAGGTTGGACTGCGCAAAATTGGGCGTTTCAACTGGGCGAATTGTCGCTTCCCTGCGGCATGGATTTGTCCGACTTCCGAAAGGAATACTCCGACCGTGGCCTGCGCCGGGAGGATCTTGAGCCCGACCCGCTCAAGCAGTTCGAGCAGTGGTTCCAGCAGGCGATCGAGCTGAAGCTGCACGAGCCGAACGCGATGTCGCTGGCGACGGTGGATCCGGACGGCATGCCACTGCTGCGCACGGTCCTCCTCAAGTACTTCGACGCATCGGGCTTCGTCTTCTTCACCAACTACGAGAGCCGGAAGGCCGCGCAGATCGCCGCCAACCCGAAGGTGTCGCTCCTGTTTCCGTGGATCACCCTCGAACGGCAGGTGATCGTCCAGGGCCGTGCCGAGAAGGTCGGAACCGCGGAATCCCTCCGCTACTTCACCAGCCGCCCCCGGGAGTCCCAGCTCGGCGCCTGGGTCTCCAGCCAGAGCTCGGTCATTTCCTCCCGCAAGCTCCTCCAGCAAAAGCTGGCCGAGCTCCGTGACAAGTTCTCGAAGGGCGAGATCCCCCTGCCCTCGTTCTGGGGCGGCTACCGGGTGGTCCCGGATACCATCGAGTTCTGGCAAGGCGGCCCGGCCCGGCTGCACGACCGCTTTCTTTACACAAAAGCGGCGCCCGACTGGTCGATCGAGCGCCTGTCCCCGTGAGGCCGGGGTTTTTTGATTCCGCCCCGCTCTACGATGTCCTAAGCAATCGGCCCGCCCGGGAGCGCTCCCGGCAGTGACCCCGACGATTTCCAGCCACCACCCATGCGAACCCTGCTCATCCTGCTCCGCAAGGAGCTGAAAGGATATTTCCGGAATCCTTTCGGCTGGGTGATCATCGCCGCGGTCGCGGTCGCCAATGGCGTCGGGATCTCGACCTCGATGAAGGGACTGGTCGACACGCCGTCGCAGCACAGCCTGATCTTCGCGACCTTCCACGCGCCGGTTTTCTGGTTCTGGTTCCTTTTCATCTTCCCGCTGATCACGATGCGGAGCTTCGCCGAAGAAGAACGCACCGGAACTTTGGAGACGCTGCTGACCGCCCCGGTGCGGACGTGGCAGGTGGTACTTTCGAAATACGGAGCGGCCCTCGGTTTCTACGTCCTGCTCTGGATCCCCACCCTGATCCAGTTCCACATCTTCCAGTGGGTGGCCGAGCTACCCGACGGCTGGACTCCCGGAGAAGTCCAGGGGACCTACACGATCATCTTCCTGATGGGGATGGCGTTCACGGCGATCGGCTGCATGGCATCCTCCCTGACATCCAGCCAGATCATCGCCGGCCTGCTGACGCTCTGCTTCCTCATGATCCTGTTCTTCCTCGGCTACGTCCCTGTGATCTGGGGCGGTGCGTTCCGCGGAGCCGAGATCTTCCGCTACATTTCCTGTCAGGAGCACCTCGCGTTCTTCGCCAAGGGCTTCCTTGATACCCGACCGATGGTCTACTACGGCACCCTGACCGTCGTGGTGCTCTTCCTGACCTACCAGATCGTCGACTACCGCCGTTGGAAACGCTGATGAGTGCCGAATCCAAAACCTCCGCCCGCCCGGTGAAGCGGTTCCGCGTCGGCTTCCTGTCGATCCTCCAGATCATCTTCGTGGTGCTGATTTTCTTCGGCGCCAACTTCCTGTCCTCGCAGCACCACCGCCCCTTCGACCTGAGCGACGACCTCGGTTTCACCCTCTCGCCCTCGACGCAGCGCTATCTCGCTTCGGACGCGGTCGCCGGACGGGAGGAACCGATCCAGATGATCGTCGCCTTCCGGGCGGACTCGCCATTCTACGACCGGATCCGCCCGATCTCGGAAGAATACGCACGGCTGTCGAACGGCAAAATCAAGTTGCGCCTGATCGACCCGATCCGGGCCAACGACCAGGCCGAACTCATCGCTGCCGAGTTCGGGCTGCTGTTCAACCAGGACATGGTCATCATCGATGCCCGCAGCCAGGAAGAGCGCGATCAGGCGGACGGCAAGAAGCTCAGCCCGCATGTCCACATCGTGAAGCTGGAGGACATGGTCGCCTACGAGACCGATGCCAGCAACCAGCGGCGCGTGAAGGCCTTTCTCGGTGAAGATGCCGTCAGGGCCGGGCTGGTCGGAGCGATCGAGGGCAAGCCACGGCGGATGTGGGTGCTGAGCGACAAAAGCGACCTGACCAGCGAAGAAAGCGAAGGCATCTGGCCGGTGCTCAGCGCGAACCTCGTCTCCCAGAACATCGTCCCCGAGCGCGTGCAACTCGCCGGAGTCGAGCGCATCCCGGACGAGATCGACGCCGTGGCAATCATCGGCGCGGCCTATGACCTGACACCGGAGGAATTGCCGGTGCTCGAGGAATACTGGAACCGCCCGAAATCCGCATTGCTCGTTACCACCGGGACCCGTGAGGTACCGTCGCGCCTCCGCGCGTTCCTCCGCAAGCACGGCGTGACTCCCCGCGACGAGCGGGTGCTTTCGAAGAAAGACGGCGTGATCCGCACATCGGTGCCGGCGCGCTTCACCAGCGGCATGGAGTTCACCCGTGACCTCTGGGAAAAAGCCACGCTGTTCGAGGGCACGACCAAGGTGCTCGAAGTCCGCGAGGGCGCCGAAGACCTGCTCAACAAACGCATTGCGCCCTACTCCCTTGTCGAGGCCGACATGCGGTTCTGGGGAGAGACGAAGTTCCCGGCCGACGACATTGAGTTCAACCCGGAAGAGGATCGAAAAGGTCCCATCCCGATCGCCGCTGCCGTGTTGCGCGGTAATGCGAACGACGACCGCGTGGCCGCCGAGACGTCGCGGATGATCGTAATTTCCAACACCGCCTTCCTCCACCCCGACAACGCCCGCCAAGCGAATTTCGACTTCATGGCGAGCGCCGCGAACTGGCTGGTCGGGCGTGAAAGCCTGGCGGGGGCGGCGCCGCGGAACATCCGTCGGCACAAGCTTCCGATCCTTGAACCTCAGGTCGCCTACATCAACCGGGTCAACCTGCTCATCCTGCCGGCGGCACTCCTCCTGCTCGGAGGGCTCACCTGGGCTTCCCGCCGTTCCTGATTTCCGCCATGCGCTCGATCTTCCTGACGCTCCTGCTCGGTCTGACCGCCGTGATCACGGTCGGGCTCTCCGGGCTGCGTTTGTCGGAAGGCGATCTCGCCCGGGTCTTCGGAGCACCGGCAGCCAAGATCGGCGACCCGCTCTACGAGTTCGACCCCAGCGACGTCACGGTGATCCAGCTCGCGGGCAATGGCGCGTCCGCGGTCTGCCAACGAAAAGAGACCGGCTGGTGGATCGTCCAGCCGTGGCACGACCGCATGGACCCGCGAGCCGTCCAGTCGCTGTTCGGCTTCACTTTGGGGACCAGGGTCGAGGGAGCGATTCCGGCCGAGAAGGTCGAAAGCGCCAATCTGGGATTTGCCGACGGACAGATCGCGCTGCGCTTCGCCACTTCGGATGACGAGCCGCTGGCCAAGTTCCGGATCGGCCACCGCACCGCATGGGTCGGCACGAATCCGGAGACCGGAGACAGCATCCCGACGGTCTTCGTCGAGCCCCGGGACAAGAGCCGCAAGAACTTCCTGTATGCCTGCACCGACGCGAATGACGTTCACTCGCTGCTTGGCGACGGCTTCAAACGCCTGCGGGACCACCACCCGTTCCTATTCCATCCGACGATCATCGAATCGATCCGCATCCGCAACCGGAGCGGTGAAATGGTGCTTTCGCGCGGGTCCCCGAAGGAACTCTGGAAGATCGTCAAACCGCTCGGGCTGAACTCGGACAAGGACGCCCTGCTGTCGCTCGTCCAAGGGCTCTATGACCTTGAGGCGGTGAACGTGAAAAACCGCTCGAACGTCACGCTTCCGACTGCGGATCCCGATGCGATTGACCAGATCGCGCTGAAGGTGTTCGGCAACAAGGAGGAGACCGTGCTGTCGATCTATCCTCCGGAGAATGCCGATGCCACGACCGTCCTCGCGGCAGTCAGCGACCGGCCCGATGCGGTTTTCGAACTGCCCCTCACCACCGTGGCGTCGCGCGAGGAAGGCAAGAGTCTGACCGGACTGAACGACCTGCCGCTCTCCGTGAACGCGCTGCGTGACCCGACCCTGACATCGATCGACCCGCGCGGGCTGAAGAGCATCCTGATTTCTCCCGCCGCGGGCGACGACATCCTCATCCGCCGCGAAACCCCTCGGCAGCGATTCCAGGTCATGCTCGACGGGCGCCTTGGTGATCCGAACGAGACCGCGCTGTTCTCGCTGCTGAAGGCAATTACCGAGGGCAAGGTCGCCGACTTCGTTTCGGACACCGCAACGGACCTGAAGCCCTACGGACTCGACCAGCCGTTCCTGATCCTCCGCTTCCTGTCCTTCGATGGGAACGCGATCCGCCTCGACTTCGGCGAATCCGAGGACGGCACCATTCACGCCATCCGAGAAGGCACCACGACCGTGGTGAAGATTGATCCGTCGATGCTCGCGCTGATCCCCACCAATCCCTGGGACTGGCGGAATCCCGCCCTGTGGAGCATCGCAGCGATCGATGTGACCAGCCTCCTCGTCGAGAAACCCGGGTCTCCGGATTTGGTCCTTACGCCCGACTTCTTTGCGGAAAAGTGGAAGGCAAAACTGGGGTCCGAAGACGTGACCGGCTCTCTCTCCCCCGAGCGCGCGGACATTTTCCTGCAGAACCTCCTCGATCTTGAGGCGAGCAATTGGCTTCGGCCCTCTGAGACCGAAGCTGACAAGGCATTGCTGAAGCCCGATATGGTCTTCACGATCTTCGCCAAGACCGTGGACGACCAAGGTGAGGAGTCCGGGGTGACATCGCCTCAAATCAGGATAGCCAAAGTGAAGCGCGGCAATATCGAACTCTGCTATGGCCGCGTCTCCACCCAGCCGTATCCATTCCTTCTCGATCCCGAGAAGGTCCGCCAACTGGAAGTCGACCTGTTCGCCACCGATTGATCAGTCGCCGAGCGCGGAGGTGACCCGGTCGAGGACTTCCTGGTAGGCCTCCATCACGCCACCGAGGTCGCGGCGGAAGCGGTCCTTGTCCATCTTCTCGCCCGTTTTCAGATCCCAGAGACGGCACCCGTCCGGGCTGATCTCATCGGCCAGCACGATCTTCGACGGATCCGACGCGAGGCGACCGAACTCGAGTTTGAAATCAACCAGCTTGAGTCCGCAATCGGCGAAGAAGCCGCCGAGGATTCCATTCACCTTCAACGCCGACTCGCGCAGGAAAACCAGATCTTCCGGCGTCGCCAGCTTGAGCTCGCGGATGTAGTCGTCGTTGACCAAGGGATCGCCGAGTTCGTCACTCTTGATGCAAAACTCGACCACCGGCGCGGAGAACTCGGTACCCTCTTCCATCCCGGTGCGCTTGCTGAAACTGCCTGCCGCGAGATTGCGGACAATCACCTCGACCATGAGGATGTCGACCTTGCGGACCTCGACATTCGTCTCATCGACCGTCCGCACGAAGTGTGTGGGGATGCCCTGCTTCTCGAGAAAGGCGTAGATCCGGGTGCTGATCGCGTTGTTCAGGCGCCCCTTGTCCTCGAACTGCGCCTTCTTCTCGCCGTTGAACGCGGTGGCATCGTTCTTGAACTCCATCCGCAAAACCTGCGGATCGTCGGTGGCCCAGAGTCGCTTCGCCTTCCCTTCGTACAACGGTTCCATGCCGCTTCCTAGGGAGCACCCCGCCGGGGGTCAAGCATGCCTCATTCGTTGCCCTCGAATTGAGCTCCGGCGACCAGATTTCCGCCGTCGTTGAGGCGCACGACGTTGTCCGAATAGATGTCCTCGCGCAGTCCCTGCTCGAGGATCAGTCCAGGTCCGTCGTTCTTCTCCATCCGGTTTTTCTCCACGACCATGCTGATCGCCGAAAACCTCACGGCCATCCCTCCGATCTTGTTCGCGTAGACCGAATTCCCGCGCACCCGGCCCGAAGCTCCGGCCGCGAGGACGATACCGTATTCCCGGTTGCCCATCACTTCGTTGGCCAGCAGGTCGATGCCTTCGGCCGCCGAGTCGATCAGGATCCCCGCGCGGCTGTTGCCCTTCGCCACGCACTCGGAAATCGATGCCGATCCTCCGTCCCACACCTCGAATCCGTGGCCGTAGTTCTCGGTCGATCGAGATTCGCGGATCACCAGTCGGCTGTCCTTGCCGTGCGCCGCCGCGCCATCCCAGCCATTGCCTTTGAATTCGCAGCGCAGCGCGTCGGCGACCCCGCTCTCGATCACTTCCAGCCCGTGCCCCGACGCCTCAAGGAACACGCAGTCCGCAAACGAGACTTCAGCGCCCCGCAGTTGCACCGCCGGGTAGCGCGTCTCGGCAGGATCGAAGCCCTTCTTGTGAAACACCACACCACTCACCGTGGCCTTCTTGGCACCGGGTCCGAAGGTAATCACGGGAGCCTCCCCGGCTTCGGCCTCAAGGACCGTCTTCCCCTCGCCCGCGCCTTCCAGCTGAACCGCGACATTGATCGCCAGTCCGCCCTCGAAGACCCCCTCGCCCAGCACCACACGGTCACGATCGCGCGCCCCCTGCAGGGCCTCCTTCAGAGTCGCCATATCCTCCGGAACCCGGAGCGTGCGCGTGTAAGATGCGATCTTCTCGTAAAGCGCACGAATCTCCTCGTCGTGCGGTGCCAGAGCGATCGCTTCCCGCATCCACTCGAGAGCCTGCGCGTCGAATGCCCCCTGGTCCCGGAGTTTCGCTGCCCCGGCAAGTTCCCGGGCACGACCGAATTCCTGTTGCTGCTTCTCCTTGGCCGCCGCGATTTCCTTGCCAAGAGTCCGGATCAGCTCGTCTCCCGGAAGCTCGCCCGCCAAGGCCGATAGCCCGGACTCCGCCTGCTCCCAATTTCGGATCTCGACCGCCGCCCGGATCGCTTCGGTCCACTGGGTGCGCACCTGCGACACCCGCGCCGATTCGATCTTGTCGCGAAGCTCAAGCACCTCCGACTCATTCGGATACTTTTTGAGAACCTTCTCCGCCGCCGCCGCGGCATCGTCCAGCCGATCCGCTTCGAACGCTGCCAAGGCCTCGCCGGACCAGTAGCCGACAAACTGCTCCTGCTCTTCCCGCATGCCGAACTCGATGCTCCGAAGACCGGTGAGCACGACCTCGGATCCGGGCGACAGCTTCTCAATCTGCAGGTAGGCCTCCTTCGCCTCCTTCCAACTTCTGCCGTCCACCAGTTTGGCGGCCAGCCTCTCGAGATTGGCCATCTCCATCTGGCGCCGGACATCCTTCTCCGCCTGGATGTGGAAATAGAGCCAGCCACCGCCGGCCCCGCCGATCACGAGGAACAGCATCAGATACAGAGCGACCCGCAAGCCCAGCCCCGTCGACTCAGGCTCCGGCTCGTTGTACTCCTCCTCCGGGTCCACCGGGGTGTCGCTCGGGCCTGCCTGAACCGCCGGCGCCACCTCAGATTCAGCCTGTGGCGGAGCGGGATCGGCTACCGGCTTTTTCGGTGGGACCGGAGTGCTATGGAAATCCTCGCGCTTGGTGGATACCGATTTGCCGGTCACGGAACCGGGGACAAGCGCCATCATCGCCGCGACCTTCTCCTGCCGCCGCCGTTCCGCCTCCTCGCGCACGGCTGCCATCGCCCGGTCGAACTCCTGCAGCCCCTCCTGGTAGCGCGTGGCAATCGTCTCATTCGGGGCATTTCGCACGAGATCCGCCAGGCGCTCCCGAGCCTCGGCGAACTCACCCATGCGGGTCACCGGATCCTCCTCCGCACCCAGACCAAGCACGCTTTTCGCCTCTTCCAACGTCATCCGACGCTCGTGTAGCATCGCCTCCGCGCGGCGAAAAGACCCATTCCCGGAAAGCGCGAAACCGTTTGGGAGCAATTGCTCTCCGGGGCGGCTCGGCCGCAGGAAATCACCCCCCTTCGTGCCCTCCCCGGCTCTGCGAATGACGTTTCCGGTAGGCCCGTGGCGACATCCCCATCAGTTCGGAGAACTTCTTCGAAAACGCGCTGTGGTCATAAAACCCGAGTTCGAGCGCGATCTCGGTGACCTGGAGGTTCGAGCTGACCAGCAGATCGCAGGCCTTCAGAATCCGGAGCCGCTGGATGTAGCGCGAGGGCGACAACTTGAACGCCGCCCGGAATCGCCTTTCCATCTGGCGGACGGACATGCCGACCATCCTCGCGAGCGAGTTCATGGAAACCTTTTCGGCGTAGTTGTGCTTCAGGTAGTCGGTGGCAGGGAGCAGATCGAGGTAGGGTTGCAGTTCCGCACGGGCGCCTTCGTAGCTTCGAACCGTTCCACAGACGCCCGCCACCTCGCCGGTCCGGGTGAAAAGCGGAATCTTGTCGGTCACGAACCACTCGGGTTCCCCAATCGAGTTCGGGAACAATTCGACGATCCCGATCATCCCCTCGCCACTCTCCATCACTTTCCGGTCGTCTTCCCGATACTTCTCGGCCAGTTCGAGCGGGAAAATCTCCAGATCCGACCTTCCAATCATCTCCGAAACGGTGGAAAATCCACACCTTTGGGCAAAGGCTCGGTTTCCCGACATGATGCGGAATTCGGTGTCTTTGGCAAAGTAGAGAAGACCCGGAAGAGTGTCGAAAAGCGCCCGAACTCCACCGGGTCTCAGCGATTCCAACCATTCCCGCGCAGCCTCG is part of the Haloferula helveola genome and encodes:
- the pdxH gene encoding pyridoxamine 5'-phosphate oxidase, which encodes MDLSDFRKEYSDRGLRREDLEPDPLKQFEQWFQQAIELKLHEPNAMSLATVDPDGMPLLRTVLLKYFDASGFVFFTNYESRKAAQIAANPKVSLLFPWITLERQVIVQGRAEKVGTAESLRYFTSRPRESQLGAWVSSQSSVISSRKLLQQKLAELRDKFSKGEIPLPSFWGGYRVVPDTIEFWQGGPARLHDRFLYTKAAPDWSIERLSP
- a CDS encoding ABC transporter permease; translation: MRTLLILLRKELKGYFRNPFGWVIIAAVAVANGVGISTSMKGLVDTPSQHSLIFATFHAPVFWFWFLFIFPLITMRSFAEEERTGTLETLLTAPVRTWQVVLSKYGAALGFYVLLWIPTLIQFHIFQWVAELPDGWTPGEVQGTYTIIFLMGMAFTAIGCMASSLTSSQIIAGLLTLCFLMILFFLGYVPVIWGGAFRGAEIFRYISCQEHLAFFAKGFLDTRPMVYYGTLTVVVLFLTYQIVDYRRWKR
- a CDS encoding DUF7088 domain-containing protein, with product MSAESKTSARPVKRFRVGFLSILQIIFVVLIFFGANFLSSQHHRPFDLSDDLGFTLSPSTQRYLASDAVAGREEPIQMIVAFRADSPFYDRIRPISEEYARLSNGKIKLRLIDPIRANDQAELIAAEFGLLFNQDMVIIDARSQEERDQADGKKLSPHVHIVKLEDMVAYETDASNQRRVKAFLGEDAVRAGLVGAIEGKPRRMWVLSDKSDLTSEESEGIWPVLSANLVSQNIVPERVQLAGVERIPDEIDAVAIIGAAYDLTPEELPVLEEYWNRPKSALLVTTGTREVPSRLRAFLRKHGVTPRDERVLSKKDGVIRTSVPARFTSGMEFTRDLWEKATLFEGTTKVLEVREGAEDLLNKRIAPYSLVEADMRFWGETKFPADDIEFNPEEDRKGPIPIAAAVLRGNANDDRVAAETSRMIVISNTAFLHPDNARQANFDFMASAANWLVGRESLAGAAPRNIRRHKLPILEPQVAYINRVNLLILPAALLLLGGLTWASRRS
- a CDS encoding DUF4340 domain-containing protein encodes the protein MRSIFLTLLLGLTAVITVGLSGLRLSEGDLARVFGAPAAKIGDPLYEFDPSDVTVIQLAGNGASAVCQRKETGWWIVQPWHDRMDPRAVQSLFGFTLGTRVEGAIPAEKVESANLGFADGQIALRFATSDDEPLAKFRIGHRTAWVGTNPETGDSIPTVFVEPRDKSRKNFLYACTDANDVHSLLGDGFKRLRDHHPFLFHPTIIESIRIRNRSGEMVLSRGSPKELWKIVKPLGLNSDKDALLSLVQGLYDLEAVNVKNRSNVTLPTADPDAIDQIALKVFGNKEETVLSIYPPENADATTVLAAVSDRPDAVFELPLTTVASREEGKSLTGLNDLPLSVNALRDPTLTSIDPRGLKSILISPAAGDDILIRRETPRQRFQVMLDGRLGDPNETALFSLLKAITEGKVADFVSDTATDLKPYGLDQPFLILRFLSFDGNAIRLDFGESEDGTIHAIREGTTTVVKIDPSMLALIPTNPWDWRNPALWSIAAIDVTSLLVEKPGSPDLVLTPDFFAEKWKAKLGSEDVTGSLSPERADIFLQNLLDLEASNWLRPSETEADKALLKPDMVFTIFAKTVDDQGEESGVTSPQIRIAKVKRGNIELCYGRVSTQPYPFLLDPEKVRQLEVDLFATD
- the purC gene encoding phosphoribosylaminoimidazolesuccinocarboxamide synthase is translated as MEPLYEGKAKRLWATDDPQVLRMEFKNDATAFNGEKKAQFEDKGRLNNAISTRIYAFLEKQGIPTHFVRTVDETNVEVRKVDILMVEVIVRNLAAGSFSKRTGMEEGTEFSAPVVEFCIKSDELGDPLVNDDYIRELKLATPEDLVFLRESALKVNGILGGFFADCGLKLVDFKLEFGRLASDPSKIVLADEISPDGCRLWDLKTGEKMDKDRFRRDLGGVMEAYQEVLDRVTSALGD
- a CDS encoding right-handed parallel beta-helix repeat-containing protein, coding for MLHERRMTLEEAKSVLGLGAEEDPVTRMGEFAEARERLADLVRNAPNETIATRYQEGLQEFDRAMAAVREEAERRRQEKVAAMMALVPGSVTGKSVSTKREDFHSTPVPPKKPVADPAPPQAESEVAPAVQAGPSDTPVDPEEEYNEPEPESTGLGLRVALYLMLFLVIGGAGGGWLYFHIQAEKDVRRQMEMANLERLAAKLVDGRSWKEAKEAYLQIEKLSPGSEVVLTGLRSIEFGMREEQEQFVGYWSGEALAAFEADRLDDAAAAAEKVLKKYPNESEVLELRDKIESARVSQVRTQWTEAIRAAVEIRNWEQAESGLSALAGELPGDELIRTLGKEIAAAKEKQQQEFGRARELAGAAKLRDQGAFDAQALEWMREAIALAPHDEEIRALYEKIASYTRTLRVPEDMATLKEALQGARDRDRVVLGEGVFEGGLAINVAVQLEGAGEGKTVLEAEAGEAPVITFGPGAKKATVSGVVFHKKGFDPAETRYPAVQLRGAEVSFADCVFLEASGHGLEVIESGVADALRCEFKGNGWDGAAAHGKDSRLVIRESRSTENYGHGFEVWDGGSASISECVAKGNSRAGILIDSAAEGIDLLANEVMGNREYGIVLAAGASGRVRGNSVYANKIGGMAVRFSAISMVVEKNRMEKNDGPGLILEQGLREDIYSDNVVRLNDGGNLVAGAQFEGNE
- a CDS encoding AraC family transcriptional regulator, translated to MSEAAREWLESLRPGGVRALFDTLPGLLYFAKDTEFRIMSGNRAFAQRCGFSTVSEMIGRSDLEIFPLELAEKYREDDRKVMESGEGMIGIVELFPNSIGEPEWFVTDKIPLFTRTGEVAGVCGTVRSYEGARAELQPYLDLLPATDYLKHNYAEKVSMNSLARMVGMSVRQMERRFRAAFKLSPSRYIQRLRILKACDLLVSSNLQVTEIALELGFYDHSAFSKKFSELMGMSPRAYRKRHSQSRGGHEGG